One window of Burkholderia cepacia GG4 genomic DNA carries:
- a CDS encoding penicillin-binding protein 1A, with translation MTDHTATPPPPPAPPPASPRRAWRMLAGALLGLTLACAGIGAWTIHRIWTQLPSVEHLAVYRPALPLRIFARGGELLAEYGIERREFVPLERIPPLMRQALLAAEDAKFYRHGAIDVGGLARATFANVVTGQPGQGASTITMQVARNFYLTRDKVLSRKLAEILTAIKLEREYSKDKLLELYMNQIYLGERAYGFAAAANVYFGKPLEALSAGEAAVLAGLPKAPSAFNPVVNPARATARRNYVLGRMHALGELDDATYRAAVAAPIALATTPPPGIIAAPYVAERARRMMVERFHDDAYTLGLDVTTTISMRDQRAAETALDRTLRRQPAQRDARNGLEGALVSLDAATGDMLALVGGADFNRNGFDHALQAYRQPGSSFKPFVYSAALEKGYFPGVLVDDTQRTLTPAETGARPWRPRNFGNRYEGFIPVRRGLVRSKNLVAVSLMQAADARYVQQHAVGFGFDAQRNPASLPLALGAGAVTPLELASAYGVFANGGMRRVPRLILSVQQRHGGALYDAPAPDGTRVVSARNAFVMDSMLRDVVRAGTARGALALRRDDAAGKTGTSNGSKDVWFAGYSSGIVAVAWLGHDTPRPMGRATGGTLALPVWLDYMKAAVDGRTPVDATPPQDVALVDGDFVYAEYTRGTCTADVPPFIRSRFACGGAPASEASGDHDERDEPMPAAVDAAERERVLDLFRTED, from the coding sequence ATGACCGACCACACCGCTACCCCTCCGCCGCCCCCGGCACCACCTCCTGCGTCGCCGCGCCGTGCCTGGCGCATGCTCGCGGGCGCGCTGCTCGGCCTGACGCTCGCGTGCGCGGGCATCGGCGCATGGACGATCCATCGCATCTGGACGCAACTGCCGTCCGTCGAACATTTGGCCGTCTATCGGCCTGCGCTGCCGCTGCGGATATTCGCGCGCGGCGGCGAGCTGCTGGCTGAATACGGCATCGAGCGCCGCGAGTTCGTGCCGCTCGAACGCATTCCGCCGCTGATGCGGCAGGCGCTGCTCGCGGCCGAAGACGCGAAGTTCTACCGGCATGGCGCGATCGACGTCGGCGGCCTCGCGCGCGCGACGTTCGCGAACGTCGTGACGGGGCAGCCGGGGCAGGGCGCCAGCACGATCACGATGCAGGTCGCGCGCAACTTCTACCTGACGCGCGACAAGGTGCTGAGCCGCAAGCTCGCCGAGATCCTGACGGCCATCAAGCTCGAACGCGAATACAGCAAGGACAAGCTGCTCGAGCTGTACATGAACCAGATCTATCTCGGCGAGCGCGCGTATGGCTTCGCGGCGGCCGCGAACGTGTATTTCGGCAAGCCGCTCGAAGCGCTGAGCGCGGGCGAGGCGGCCGTGCTCGCCGGGCTGCCGAAGGCGCCGTCGGCGTTCAACCCGGTCGTCAACCCGGCGCGCGCGACTGCCCGGCGCAACTACGTGCTCGGCCGCATGCATGCGCTCGGCGAGCTCGACGACGCGACCTACCGCGCGGCCGTCGCCGCGCCGATCGCGCTGGCGACCACGCCGCCGCCCGGCATCATTGCGGCGCCGTACGTCGCGGAGCGTGCGCGCCGCATGATGGTCGAGCGCTTTCACGACGATGCCTATACGCTCGGCCTCGACGTGACGACGACGATCTCGATGCGCGACCAGCGCGCGGCCGAAACCGCACTCGACCGCACGCTGCGCCGACAGCCTGCGCAGCGCGATGCGCGCAACGGGCTCGAAGGCGCGCTCGTGTCGCTGGATGCGGCGACGGGCGACATGCTCGCGCTCGTCGGCGGCGCGGATTTCAACCGCAATGGGTTCGACCACGCGCTGCAGGCGTATCGCCAGCCGGGTTCGAGCTTCAAGCCATTCGTCTACTCGGCGGCGCTGGAGAAGGGCTACTTCCCGGGCGTGCTGGTCGACGACACACAGCGCACGCTCACGCCTGCTGAAACCGGTGCGCGGCCGTGGCGTCCGCGCAATTTCGGCAACCGCTACGAAGGCTTCATCCCGGTGCGGCGCGGGCTCGTGCGCTCGAAGAATCTCGTTGCGGTCAGCCTGATGCAGGCGGCCGACGCGCGCTACGTGCAGCAGCATGCGGTGGGCTTCGGTTTCGATGCGCAGCGTAATCCGGCGTCGCTGCCGCTCGCGCTCGGCGCGGGCGCCGTGACGCCGCTCGAACTTGCGAGCGCGTACGGTGTGTTCGCGAACGGCGGCATGCGGAGGGTACCGCGGCTGATCCTGTCGGTGCAGCAGCGTCACGGCGGCGCGCTGTACGACGCGCCGGCGCCGGACGGCACGCGCGTCGTGTCGGCGCGCAACGCGTTCGTGATGGACAGCATGCTGCGCGACGTCGTGCGCGCCGGCACCGCGCGCGGCGCGCTCGCGCTGCGCCGCGACGACGCAGCCGGCAAGACCGGCACGTCGAACGGCTCGAAGGACGTGTGGTTCGCCGGCTATTCGTCGGGTATCGTCGCGGTCGCATGGCTCGGCCACGACACGCCGCGCCCGATGGGGCGCGCGACCGGCGGGACGCTTGCGCTGCCAGTCTGGCTCGACTACATGAAGGCGGCCGTCGACGGACGCACGCCGGTCGATGCGACGCCGCCGCAGGACGTCGCGCTCGTCGACGGTGATTTCGTGTACGCCGAATACACCCGCGGCACGTGCACGGCCGACGTGCCGCCGTTCATCCGCAGCCGTTTTGCCTGCGGCGGTGCGCCGGCTTCCGAGGCGTCGGGCGATCACGACGAGCGCGACGAGCCGATGCCCGCGGCCGTCGATGCGGCCGAGCGCGAACGCGTGCTCGACCTGTTCCGTACCGAAGACTGA
- a CDS encoding trimeric intracellular cation channel family protein: MHTLYLLAIVAEAMSGALMGMRRGMDRFGLALVGAVTALGGGTVRDVLLGHYPLGWIAHPEYLVITLAAATVASWAARHVARMKTLFVTVDAIGLAAFTIIGCDIGASTGTAPIIVVLAGAITGVCGGMLRDLLCNEMPLILREELYASVAFVTGTLYVGIQHLGIDAGVATVVALAAGFSMRMLAVRLGWKMRTFGVADVEH, translated from the coding sequence ATGCATACGCTTTATCTGCTTGCGATCGTCGCGGAAGCGATGTCGGGCGCGCTGATGGGCATGCGGCGCGGGATGGACCGCTTCGGGCTCGCACTCGTCGGCGCGGTGACCGCGCTCGGCGGCGGCACCGTGCGCGACGTGCTGCTCGGTCACTATCCGCTCGGCTGGATCGCGCATCCCGAGTACCTCGTGATCACGCTCGCCGCGGCCACCGTCGCGTCGTGGGCTGCGCGGCACGTCGCGCGCATGAAGACGCTGTTCGTCACGGTCGACGCGATCGGCCTCGCGGCGTTCACGATCATCGGCTGCGACATCGGCGCGTCGACGGGCACCGCGCCGATCATCGTCGTGCTGGCCGGTGCGATCACCGGCGTGTGCGGCGGGATGCTGCGCGACCTGCTGTGCAACGAGATGCCGCTGATCCTGCGCGAGGAGCTGTACGCGAGCGTCGCGTTCGTCACCGGCACGCTCTACGTCGGGATCCAGCATCTGGGCATCGACGCTGGCGTCGCGACGGTGGTCGCGCTGGCGGCGGGCTTCTCGATGCGGATGCTGGCCGTGCGGCTCGGGTGGAAGATGCGCACGTTCGGCGTCGCGGACGTCGAGCATTGA
- a CDS encoding DUF6232 family protein, translated as MENAFNERGVMVTRSGLSAAGQVFPLRDIRNVDVVKIPKNRLVPWLISLTGAATAIAGGIGASSAALVVGVMLAVVGYLAWTTQDVTYRLMVEMPDGKREALSSVDAAFVEHVAQVVRDARAATAAG; from the coding sequence ATGGAAAACGCATTCAACGAACGCGGCGTCATGGTCACCCGCAGCGGCCTGTCCGCCGCCGGGCAAGTGTTCCCGCTGCGTGACATCCGCAACGTCGATGTCGTCAAGATCCCGAAGAATCGCCTCGTGCCGTGGCTGATCTCGCTGACCGGCGCGGCCACCGCCATCGCCGGCGGCATCGGCGCATCGAGCGCGGCGCTCGTCGTCGGCGTGATGCTCGCCGTCGTCGGCTATCTCGCCTGGACCACCCAGGACGTCACGTACCGGCTGATGGTCGAGATGCCCGACGGCAAGCGTGAAGCGCTGTCGAGCGTCGACGCCGCGTTCGTCGAGCACGTCGCGCAGGTCGTACGCGACGCGCGGGCGGCGACGGCCGCCGGCTGA
- a CDS encoding DUF2866 domain-containing protein codes for MIEDTVYSHLHAILTRQHSLPVQSCRVSVEMQRPWGRPYRLVEWTMHLDAPARRQIVPAESTDEEIAEVVASHVPGRLYGDGRLQF; via the coding sequence ATGATCGAAGATACCGTTTACAGCCATCTGCACGCGATTCTGACGCGCCAGCATTCGCTTCCGGTCCAGAGTTGCCGCGTGTCGGTGGAAATGCAGCGTCCGTGGGGCCGCCCGTACCGGCTCGTCGAATGGACGATGCATCTCGACGCGCCCGCGCGGCGCCAGATCGTGCCGGCCGAATCGACCGATGAAGAGATCGCCGAGGTCGTCGCGTCGCATGTGCCCGGCCGCCTGTACGGCGACGGCCGGCTGCAGTTCTGA
- a CDS encoding porin codes for MNKKLLTIAILAATAGTAHAQSSVTLYGVIDAGISYVNHSKTANGGSGKMFKYDDGVAQGSRWGLRGTEDLGGGLKAIFVLENGFNSGNGTLGQGGAIFGRQAYVGLSQAQYGTVTFGRQYSFSTDILGSNYSTGGNTVGGNYAYHVNDIDQLTSSRINNSVKFQSANYAGFTFGALYGFSNSTDFAGAPSTTTGTTTTAGSSRAYSFGLNYANGPFALGAAYTDIRFPSQSTPAFSTSIANIALTNIRDLRTYGVGGRYVFGPATAWLLWTRTQFTPIASGASGTFYNAYEAGVKYAITPALSAAAGYTYTNATQSGNSAHWNQGNLGLDYALSKRTDVYGLVVYQKASGNNVQAQIGSSTSYFSTSGNGSSNQLAARVGIRHKF; via the coding sequence TTGAACAAGAAACTGTTGACTATCGCCATCCTCGCAGCAACGGCCGGCACGGCACACGCGCAAAGCAGCGTGACCCTGTACGGCGTGATCGACGCCGGTATCAGCTACGTGAACCACAGCAAGACCGCAAACGGCGGCAGCGGCAAGATGTTCAAGTACGACGACGGCGTGGCCCAGGGCAGCCGTTGGGGCCTGCGCGGCACCGAAGACCTCGGTGGCGGCCTGAAGGCGATCTTCGTGCTCGAAAACGGCTTCAACAGTGGCAACGGCACGCTCGGCCAGGGCGGCGCGATCTTCGGTCGTCAAGCCTACGTCGGCCTGAGCCAGGCTCAGTACGGCACGGTCACGTTCGGCCGCCAGTACTCGTTCTCGACCGACATCCTCGGCTCGAACTACTCGACGGGTGGCAACACGGTCGGTGGTAACTACGCGTACCACGTGAACGACATCGACCAGCTCACGTCGAGCCGCATCAACAACTCGGTGAAGTTCCAGAGCGCGAACTACGCCGGCTTCACGTTCGGCGCGTTGTACGGCTTCTCGAACTCGACCGACTTCGCAGGCGCACCGTCGACGACGACGGGCACCACGACGACGGCCGGTTCGTCGCGTGCATACAGCTTCGGCCTGAACTACGCGAACGGCCCGTTCGCCCTCGGCGCCGCTTACACGGACATCCGCTTCCCGAGCCAGTCGACGCCGGCATTCTCGACGTCGATCGCGAACATCGCGCTGACCAACATCCGCGACCTGCGCACGTACGGCGTCGGCGGCCGCTACGTCTTCGGCCCGGCAACGGCATGGCTGCTGTGGACGCGCACGCAGTTCACCCCGATCGCGAGCGGCGCGTCGGGCACGTTCTACAACGCGTACGAAGCAGGCGTGAAGTACGCGATCACGCCGGCCCTGTCGGCAGCTGCCGGCTACACCTACACGAACGCGACGCAAAGCGGCAACTCGGCGCACTGGAACCAGGGCAACCTGGGCCTCGACTACGCGCTCAGCAAGCGTACGGACGTGTACGGCCTGGTCGTCTACCAGAAGGCTTCGGGCAACAACGTGCAGGCACAGATCGGTTCGAGCACGAGCTACTTCAGCACGTCGGGCAACGGTTCGTCGAACCAGCTCGCCGCTCGCGTCGGTATCCGTCACAAGTTCTAA
- a CDS encoding MetQ/NlpA family ABC transporter substrate-binding protein — MRRSILTGLGALAAALAFAAPGAHADPQTLKIGTMSGPDAQIWSEVTKVAAREGLAIKVIEFNDYVQPNAALDSGDLDANGFQHQPFLDSQIKQRGYRIINVGLTYTAPMGFYSNKLKSLKDLPAGAKVGIQNDPSNGNRALLLLQKYGVIKLKAGAGTNGVNATPLDVAENPKKIRIVELDAAQLPRALPDLDAASINTDYAVKAGLTPVKDAIAIEDLRGPYANLIAVRAQDKDKPWVKKLVAAYESDDVRKFIDQKFGGAIVPAF; from the coding sequence ATGCGACGTTCGATCCTGACCGGCCTCGGCGCGCTTGCCGCGGCGCTGGCCTTTGCCGCACCCGGCGCGCACGCCGACCCGCAGACGCTGAAGATCGGCACGATGAGCGGCCCCGACGCGCAGATCTGGAGCGAGGTGACGAAGGTCGCCGCCCGCGAAGGCCTCGCAATCAAGGTCATCGAATTCAACGACTACGTGCAGCCGAACGCGGCGCTCGACTCGGGCGACCTCGACGCGAACGGCTTCCAGCACCAGCCGTTTCTCGACAGCCAGATCAAGCAGCGCGGCTACCGGATCATCAACGTCGGGCTGACCTACACGGCGCCGATGGGCTTTTACTCGAACAAGCTCAAGTCGCTGAAGGACTTGCCGGCCGGCGCGAAGGTCGGGATCCAGAACGATCCGTCCAACGGCAACCGCGCGCTGCTGTTGCTGCAGAAATACGGGGTGATCAAGCTGAAGGCGGGCGCCGGTACGAACGGCGTGAATGCGACGCCGCTCGACGTCGCCGAGAATCCGAAGAAGATCAGGATCGTCGAGCTCGACGCCGCGCAACTGCCGCGCGCGCTGCCTGACCTCGACGCCGCGTCGATCAACACCGACTACGCGGTGAAGGCCGGGCTCACGCCGGTGAAGGATGCGATCGCGATCGAGGACCTGCGCGGGCCGTACGCGAACCTGATCGCGGTACGCGCGCAGGACAAGGACAAGCCGTGGGTGAAGAAGCTCGTCGCGGCCTATGAATCGGACGACGTGCGCAAGTTCATCGACCAGAAGTTCGGCGGCGCGATCGTGCCGGCGTTCTGA
- a CDS encoding succinylglutamate desuccinylase/aspartoacylase family protein encodes MQTQTHPLISPAVGTERQITSFHYGPRGGKKVYIQSSLHADELPGMLVATLLRRKIAALETAGKLRGEVVIVPVPNPIGLSQHVFGDHLGRFELGSMQNFNRNFYDLAALVLPRIERHLTNDAQHNLAAVRAAMRDALDEQKPRTELESQRLALQKLSFDADIVLDLHCDSDAVMHLYTNPDLWQDVEPLSRYLDAQASLLALNSVGNPFDEIHSFCWSDLRSRFGDRFPIPNGAISVTVELRSERDVSYELAEKDSQGIVEYLTERGVIDGTPAPLPPLAHPATPLAGTDPLVAPVSGVIVFRTPVGAWIEAGQEVADIVDPLTDRVITLKSSVSGVLYARQIVRFATAGMEVARIAGATPIRTGSLLSA; translated from the coding sequence ATGCAAACGCAGACCCATCCGCTGATTTCCCCCGCCGTCGGCACCGAACGCCAGATCACGAGCTTCCACTACGGCCCCCGCGGCGGCAAGAAGGTGTATATCCAGTCGTCGCTGCACGCGGACGAACTGCCCGGCATGCTGGTCGCCACCCTGCTGCGCCGCAAGATCGCCGCGCTCGAGACGGCCGGCAAGCTGCGCGGCGAAGTGGTCATCGTGCCGGTGCCGAACCCGATCGGCCTGTCGCAGCACGTGTTCGGCGATCATCTCGGCCGCTTCGAGCTCGGCTCGATGCAGAACTTCAACCGCAATTTCTACGATCTCGCCGCGCTCGTGCTGCCGCGTATCGAACGCCACCTGACGAACGACGCGCAGCACAACCTCGCCGCGGTACGTGCCGCGATGCGCGACGCGCTCGACGAGCAGAAGCCGCGCACCGAGCTCGAATCGCAGCGCCTCGCGCTGCAGAAGCTGTCGTTCGACGCCGACATCGTGCTCGACCTGCATTGCGACAGCGATGCCGTGATGCACCTCTACACGAACCCCGATCTGTGGCAAGACGTCGAGCCGCTGTCGCGCTATCTCGATGCGCAGGCGTCGCTGCTCGCGCTGAATTCGGTCGGCAATCCGTTCGACGAGATCCACAGCTTCTGCTGGTCGGACCTGCGCAGCCGGTTCGGCGATCGTTTCCCGATCCCGAACGGCGCGATTTCCGTCACGGTCGAACTGCGCAGCGAGCGCGACGTGTCGTACGAACTCGCGGAGAAGGACTCGCAAGGGATCGTCGAATACCTGACCGAGCGCGGCGTCATCGACGGCACGCCGGCGCCGCTGCCGCCGCTCGCGCATCCGGCCACGCCGCTCGCGGGCACCGATCCGCTCGTCGCGCCGGTGTCGGGCGTGATCGTGTTCCGTACGCCGGTCGGCGCGTGGATCGAGGCCGGCCAGGAAGTGGCCGACATCGTCGATCCGCTGACCGATCGCGTGATCACGCTGAAGAGCAGCGTGTCGGGCGTGCTGTACGCGCGCCAGATCGTGCGCTTCGCGACCGCCGGGATGGAAGTCGCGCGGATCGCCGGCGCCACGCCGATCCGCACCGGGTCGCTGCTGTCGGCCTGA
- a CDS encoding ABC transporter substrate-binding protein, which translates to MKKILAAVTVALLAVSAGTAYAKDWTTVRFGVDASYPPFESKGADGKVVGFDVDLGNEICRRMNAKCVWIENDFDGMIPALKARKFDGVLSSMSMTPARQEQIAFSAKLFNTPTRLVAKKGAGLLPTAESLKGKSIGVEQGTIQETYAKTYWAAKGVNVVPYQNQDQVYADLIAGRLDGALQDAVQADIGFLKTPRGANFDFAGKDIDDPKTLGEGAGIGLRKEDADLKAKIDGAIAGMRKDGTYQKIAKKYFDFDVYGK; encoded by the coding sequence GTGAAAAAGATTCTTGCGGCTGTGACCGTGGCCCTGCTCGCCGTATCGGCCGGCACTGCATACGCGAAGGACTGGACGACCGTGCGCTTCGGCGTCGACGCCAGCTACCCGCCTTTCGAATCGAAAGGGGCTGACGGCAAGGTGGTCGGCTTCGACGTCGATCTCGGCAACGAAATCTGCCGCCGTATGAACGCGAAGTGCGTGTGGATCGAAAACGACTTCGACGGGATGATCCCGGCGCTGAAGGCGCGCAAGTTCGACGGCGTGCTGTCGTCGATGTCGATGACGCCAGCGCGTCAGGAACAGATCGCGTTCTCGGCGAAGCTGTTCAACACGCCGACGCGCCTCGTCGCGAAGAAGGGTGCCGGCCTGCTGCCGACCGCCGAATCGCTGAAGGGCAAGTCGATCGGCGTCGAGCAAGGCACGATCCAGGAAACCTACGCGAAGACCTACTGGGCCGCGAAGGGCGTGAACGTCGTGCCTTACCAGAACCAGGACCAGGTCTATGCCGACCTGATCGCAGGCCGTCTGGATGGCGCGCTGCAGGACGCGGTGCAGGCTGACATCGGCTTCCTGAAGACGCCGCGCGGCGCGAACTTCGATTTCGCCGGCAAGGACATCGACGATCCGAAGACGCTCGGCGAAGGCGCCGGCATCGGCCTGCGCAAGGAAGACGCCGACCTGAAGGCGAAGATCGACGGCGCGATCGCCGGCATGCGCAAGGACGGCACGTACCAGAAGATCGCGAAGAAGTACTTCGATTTCGACGTGTACGGCAAGTAA
- a CDS encoding LysR substrate-binding domain-containing protein, whose translation MTRIRNQLNIAQLQAFVSAAHHKSLRAAARELGVTQPAITHTIRELETALNAELLVRSVRGVELTACGHALLPRAEQLLGDVRRTVEAVEQVKGEMSGRVAVGTMPSIALTALPHAVTAFRRSMPNVSLHLEEVTVPDALAQLRNGTLDIAAMHHVPALDRDFTQVPLLSTEFTVVMREGHPLAHARRLEELLDAEWIVTVGAEQFPHSVMIAMFEARGLPLPKRLLRSPMSFAVTLGLVARSDVIGCFTRPLAAMVAPLGIRTAELDESMPRFDLSIIARRDLLPTPAVSQFVTCLQRAVNETLG comes from the coding sequence ATGACCCGCATCCGCAACCAACTGAACATCGCGCAGCTCCAGGCGTTCGTCTCCGCCGCGCATCACAAGAGCCTGCGCGCCGCCGCGCGCGAGCTCGGCGTCACGCAGCCCGCGATCACGCACACGATCCGCGAACTCGAGACGGCGCTGAACGCCGAACTGCTCGTGCGCAGCGTGCGCGGCGTCGAGCTGACCGCGTGCGGCCATGCGCTGCTGCCGCGCGCCGAGCAGCTGCTCGGCGACGTGCGTCGCACCGTCGAGGCCGTCGAGCAGGTGAAAGGGGAAATGTCGGGGCGTGTCGCGGTCGGCACGATGCCGTCGATCGCGCTGACCGCGCTGCCGCACGCGGTCACGGCCTTCCGCCGGTCGATGCCGAACGTCAGCCTGCATCTCGAGGAAGTGACGGTGCCCGACGCGCTCGCGCAGCTGCGCAACGGCACGCTCGACATCGCTGCGATGCACCATGTGCCCGCGCTCGACCGCGATTTCACGCAAGTGCCGCTGCTGTCGACCGAATTCACCGTCGTGATGCGCGAAGGCCATCCGCTCGCGCATGCGCGCCGGTTAGAGGAGTTACTCGACGCCGAGTGGATCGTCACGGTCGGCGCCGAACAGTTCCCGCACAGCGTGATGATCGCGATGTTCGAGGCGCGCGGGCTGCCGCTGCCGAAGCGCCTGCTGCGCTCGCCGATGTCGTTCGCGGTGACGCTCGGGCTCGTCGCGCGCTCCGACGTGATCGGCTGCTTCACGCGCCCGCTGGCCGCGATGGTGGCGCCGCTCGGCATCCGCACGGCCGAACTCGACGAAAGCATGCCGCGCTTCGACCTGTCGATCATCGCGCGGCGCGACCTGCTGCCAACGCCCGCCGTGTCGCAATTCGTCACGTGCCTGCAGCGCGCGGTCAACGAAACGCTGGGTTGA